The following are from one region of the Chloracidobacterium sp. genome:
- a CDS encoding zinc ribbon domain-containing protein, translating to MFCPQCGIEELQVNQFCRACGIDLRRVRLAVAAPDSITASAVSARDEIGRAVAAKIRETRSAEELSVVTEEVLPEIEKFLESPEEKRLRRMRNGTIISGVGIGAAIGVSFMSFFMQEDDLMFLAVLGFVAFFVGLAFILNGVLLTVSRATLPDRTADADSQREIDAAYEMPKKLGTPAAADLFQSVTEHTTRQLQQEKRKNS from the coding sequence ATGTTTTGTCCGCAATGCGGTATTGAAGAGCTGCAGGTAAATCAGTTTTGCCGAGCGTGCGGAATTGACCTCCGACGGGTCCGCTTGGCAGTTGCTGCGCCGGATTCGATCACCGCATCGGCGGTCTCGGCCCGCGACGAGATCGGGCGGGCGGTCGCTGCAAAGATCCGCGAGACAAGGTCGGCGGAAGAACTCTCCGTCGTAACCGAAGAAGTATTGCCTGAGATCGAAAAGTTTCTCGAATCACCGGAAGAGAAGCGTCTGCGGCGAATGCGGAACGGGACGATTATTTCGGGTGTCGGCATCGGAGCTGCTATCGGCGTCTCGTTTATGAGCTTTTTCATGCAGGAAGACGACCTTATGTTCTTGGCGGTTTTAGGGTTTGTCGCTTTTTTTGTCGGCCTTGCGTTCATTCTCAACGGCGTACTTCTAACCGTTTCTCGAGCGACCCTTCCTGACCGCACGGCCGATGCCGACAGCCAGCGAGAGATCGATGCGGCGTACGAAATGCCAAAGAAGCTAGGTACACCGGCCGCCGCAGACCTGTTCCAATCGGTGACCGAGCATACAACGCGACAACTGCAGCAAGAAAAGAGGAAAAACAGCTGA
- a CDS encoding polyphosphate kinase 2 family protein, whose product MNIDKFRIKEGEQLVLSDHATDFTGVYDDKDAAVADLQKNIRRMTELQDMLYAQDIYSLLIVFQAMDAAGKDGAIEHVMSGVNPQGCHVVSFKQPSDEELSHDYLWRHQKALPERGRIGIFNRSHYEEVLVVRVHPVILQAQHLAPEIKSDKDIWKKRFEHIRDWEQHLAENGTHILKFFLNVSRKEQKKRFLERIDQPEKNWKFSAGDVRERGHWDDYMHAYTEAIAATSTDLAPWYIVPADRKWFTRLAVSEIIVKKLESMNLHYPKIDEKQLSELSEAKKLLEQEG is encoded by the coding sequence ATGAACATTGACAAATTCAGGATAAAGGAAGGCGAGCAACTGGTGCTATCGGATCACGCGACCGATTTTACGGGCGTCTACGACGACAAAGATGCCGCAGTCGCGGATCTTCAAAAGAATATCCGGCGCATGACCGAGCTGCAGGACATGCTCTACGCCCAGGATATCTATTCGCTGCTGATCGTGTTTCAAGCGATGGACGCTGCGGGAAAGGACGGCGCGATCGAGCATGTGATGAGCGGCGTAAATCCGCAGGGTTGCCACGTCGTATCTTTCAAGCAGCCGTCAGACGAAGAGCTGTCGCACGATTATCTTTGGCGGCATCAAAAAGCACTGCCGGAACGCGGCCGGATCGGCATTTTCAACCGCTCGCACTACGAAGAAGTTCTTGTTGTTCGGGTTCATCCGGTCATCCTGCAGGCGCAGCATTTGGCTCCTGAGATCAAAAGCGACAAGGACATTTGGAAAAAGCGCTTTGAGCACATCCGCGATTGGGAACAGCATCTTGCCGAGAATGGAACGCACATCCTAAAGTTCTTTCTCAATGTCTCAAGAAAAGAGCAGAAAAAGCGGTTCCTTGAGAGGATCGACCAACCCGAAAAGAACTGGAAGTTCTCGGCAGGCGATGTAAGGGAACGCGGCCATTGGGACGATTATATGCACGCCTATACCGAAGCGATCGCGGCAACGTCGACCGACCTCGCGCCTTGGTACATCGTACCTGCGGACAGGAAGTGGTTCACGCGGCTAGCCGTGTCTGAGATAATCGTCAAAAAGCTGGAATCAATGAACCTGCACTATCCCAAGATAGACGAAAAGCAGCTCAGTGAGCTTTCGGAAGCAAAAAAGCTGCTTGAACAAGAAGGCTGA